From Corallococcus soli, a single genomic window includes:
- a CDS encoding type II toxin-antitoxin system HipA family toxin codes for MELHLQALIDGTWQRAALLEFSSVTGGRRGGCTFEYEHDYLVRWIADPPPLAAASLNLPVEFGPRVWRRWPAFLDDLQPMGSARRWWLRRLNLVDASASDFEILRCGTIAPVGNLRIEEAVPAKKEHPKRFPRQSVIDREHAFIEYAADAGAQVGGATGAGGDSPKLLLRCDDAEQVWIDVWQDDLACPDRHYLVKFARSRSERDRNILRSEYVYYKALAAIGVETIPQDGLALHEGPSGPSLWLPRFDVARRDGREIRYGLESLYSLLKAEPGSFQKHQAALSALRGGVPASDWPAVRLEYLKRDLLNLVFGNSDNHCRNIAVLKTDSTVRLAPIFDFAPMKMDLEGITRTTTWEGYEAGGSVDWAGLLRSFGPDEASLHEGLHDLALRLRNLPELLADLGLPDETLGFAAIDFPGTEKRLRAWGLL; via the coding sequence ATGGAGCTCCACCTCCAGGCGCTGATTGACGGGACGTGGCAGCGGGCGGCCCTGCTCGAGTTCTCCTCGGTGACGGGGGGGCGACGCGGCGGATGCACCTTCGAGTACGAGCACGATTACCTGGTTCGGTGGATCGCCGATCCGCCACCGCTTGCCGCGGCGAGCCTCAATCTCCCGGTCGAGTTTGGCCCCAGGGTCTGGCGCCGTTGGCCAGCATTCCTGGATGACCTGCAACCGATGGGGAGTGCCCGTCGCTGGTGGCTGCGTCGGCTGAACCTCGTTGATGCGTCGGCGAGTGACTTCGAAATCCTGCGGTGCGGCACGATCGCGCCGGTCGGTAATCTCCGAATCGAAGAGGCGGTTCCCGCGAAGAAGGAACATCCCAAGCGGTTCCCGCGCCAGTCCGTCATCGACCGCGAGCACGCCTTCATCGAGTACGCCGCGGACGCCGGCGCGCAGGTCGGAGGCGCGACGGGTGCCGGTGGCGATTCGCCGAAGCTCCTGCTCCGCTGCGACGACGCGGAGCAGGTGTGGATTGACGTCTGGCAGGATGACCTCGCCTGTCCAGATCGACACTACCTCGTCAAGTTCGCGCGCAGCCGCAGCGAGCGCGACCGAAACATCCTTCGTTCAGAGTACGTGTATTACAAGGCGCTCGCGGCGATCGGTGTCGAGACCATTCCGCAAGACGGGCTCGCGCTCCACGAAGGCCCCTCAGGCCCGAGCCTCTGGCTTCCCCGCTTTGATGTCGCGCGCCGGGACGGCCGTGAAATCCGGTACGGACTCGAGTCCCTCTATTCGCTGCTCAAGGCGGAGCCTGGCTCCTTCCAGAAGCATCAAGCCGCATTGAGCGCACTGCGCGGCGGCGTCCCCGCGTCGGATTGGCCGGCCGTGCGGCTCGAATACCTGAAACGAGACCTGCTGAATCTTGTGTTCGGCAATTCGGACAACCACTGCAGGAACATCGCCGTGCTCAAGACGGACAGCACCGTCCGCCTCGCGCCCATCTTCGACTTCGCACCGATGAAGATGGACCTCGAAGGGATTACCCGCACCACGACGTGGGAAGGGTACGAAGCCGGCGGAAGCGTTGACTGGGCTGGGCTTCTTCGAAGCTTCGGCCCAGATGAGGCGTCGTTGCACGAAGGCCTTCATGACCTTGCCTTGCGCCTTCGGAATCTCCCCGAGTTGCTCGCGGACCTCGGGCTGCCAGATGAAACGCTAGGCTTCGCGGCCATTGATTTCCCCGGAACCGAGAAGCGCCTCCGCGCATGGGGCCTTCTATGA